ATCcataataattagtaattaataatttaatttaatccagaatcaaagacgtcttTCGCAGCCTGAGATTTGATCCCCTCTCACCGGTccccataccgtccgacgtatGAACACGGCGGCGACCAGTGTTCAGGGTACTGATACAATGTGTGTGCTCGAGTGGCAAGAAGACTTtttcccaaactaagcagcctaagcttagctttcaccacaggtcgtagCCCAACCCACACGGATCAACGAGTTACCCTGCGACGTTTTGTTAAGAGAGTGGTGAGTTTTGGCaatggtttactcttagctaggttTTCGATTCCGAAAAGTTGGAATGTCGGAGATGTCAAGCTCCTTCTCAACTTGTGAGATCCTACCTCTGCTGTGCATCGCAATTTGACGCCGAGAGTCTCTAGTTGTCCCAAACCTTGAATCGAAGTAGAAGGCCAAAAAGCTATTTTCGCACCAACGTAATAAAATTGATGCAAATGTGGTAACATAAATTGTAGAACTAGCGCGATTCACAACAACACTAATATCCAATGCTGTAGCAGCAATAGCACTCTTAAAGGGAGAAGATGATGTGCACTCTGCTAAGatgaagtgaaattttctagaacttGCAGCAGTGTATATTTTAGCTTGTTTTAATCAAGTGAaccactttttcattttgatctGACTCGCGGacttttcttgtcttttcttGAAGAGATTCTTTGTGGgatcatcgaaaaaaaactactttcgCTTCGACTCGTCCGGACGTTTTTTGTTCCTATAGTGCACCAAATCGCATCGTCAATGTGATCAATCAATCACATCAGTCACCAAATTATAGTAGCTAAAGGATGCAATCATTGAAGGTAGAATATTTTGACTGACTGTTATGAATTGTTGCTGTCTACTTATCCTGGTGAAggtatttcattttgttttgagaatATCGCTgaatattttaaaggcataCTTTTTAGCATAGTTTACTATACTATATGGTTTCGCTGCACTTTTTGGGTTTAGCGTTATATCCGTAGCAAGACAACAATCCTCATTACACAAAATGAGAGTGGTTCTTTCAATTAATTGGATGAAACATCACGTTTATTGGCCTCTTACGCATAGAATTCTTACCGAAAGTATATTCAAACGTGAGTATGATGCCAACGTTGCGTGATGTCACTATAAATGCCACCACGTTAGTCCTGGACAAAATCCGTTTCTGATACTGTAGCTGGCAACAGAATCTACAATTTTTACGGTTGGACAGCgatttcttttgaagatttcATAACCTGTTACCTATAGCCGACTGGGCGTGGATCACTGGTCATTTTGAACTCGACACCATCTTCCCAACATCCTTCCACACATCTGGCCTGTACGCGGACAATGTTCACCAAGAGCCGTTTGCCTTTCGGTGCCTTTATGTtgctttttcagagaaaaacttGCTAGAAATGTATGAAATGAGCAAACACTACCTTTAAATGGTAGAAGCACTGCTTTGTTCGTTTCTGTCCAATCTGTTTGATGGTGATATCAAACCTTCGGACAGCCTCATACGCGATCAGTTCGCCGCCACAACCTTTCGAAAACGACGGAGGAACCGTGTCACAGAAAACACCACCAAAACCCGTTGGACATCTGTTTTTGGATAGGTCAAGTTTAATATAGTTTCATTATGTAAACTTTGAAAAGGTATGAGAGGAAGCTATGAGAAGAAACCAACTTGCATCGGTTGCAGTTCCTGCTGTCGGTGAAGCCTCCATTACGACACGGCAACTGACGTGGACAGCGAGCTTAACTGGAGAATTTCTACATTTGCAAATCCACGTGCTCTTATGGATATCTCTATCTCGGTGTTGAAGGACGTGTAACGTGTTATCATTAAGAAAATGTATTTCCTTCGTGCAACTTATAGATGGGACAGTGTTAGAAACTTAGGGAAGAAGTGTAGTCAGAATTGTGCGGGATTCTCCCATATAATTCTGACTGCAGTTTTCTCCCCCGTTAGTCACATACTTTGGACATGGAGAGTGGATGGCAGGTAGCGGCGTCTAGTAAGACAGGGCTTTCAGATTGATGTAATTttgttaaaatattttttatattgctACCCCCTTCACATTTCAGCTATTCTTAGAATCTTATTTTTGCGGCTCGGTTGTGTAGCAATTTTATGAGCTCACACAAAGAACAGAAATCGAAGAGAAGACAGTATGGTCCGACTGTGACTCTGGAAAAGAGGTACCATAGGGCCGGAATTCAAAAGTGACAAGATCGAGCGGCGTTTTCAATCTGAGATGAAGCCAAGTGAGAAATAAGTCGATTGTTAGCACAACTCCGTCAACATGGACGCCTCCGTACCAAGGTTTCTAGGCCTGTCGGTCATTGTCGACTCTGTAGCTCTGCATAATGATGCAATTACAGAATTTCCCAAGTGTTTGCGCTTTACTGCAAGTTTAACACTCAACTCATGTGATCGAAACTCAGATGGTATTCACAAAAGAGAGTGGCTCGTGGCAATATTGCTGCtctcatttatttgaaaggaTTTGGCGCTACAAGATGGAGGAAATTTACACCACAACCTGGTCTTATAACATAGCTCCTTTAATTGActcatcttttctcttttttccgtcTCCTTCCGGCACACATCACTTACCATAACGGTCCACTAAAAGCTCTAGTAAGTAGATGATTAGAAGATAAAACACagagtttctggcgttaatcaatccgtttgggatgtgcccccacgtcctcttcaattcagaatcgtttgaggtttacgaacgtgtaactggcccatacaatgccAATACAATgcagggctagccgatgtgtcaagtcagtgtttttatcctctcagacagatctcgtaccaatttatcgaccctgaagggatgaaaggcttggtgagtgCTAGgctggattcgaaccttcgatcgatcgtgcaggaagcggaacctctgaccgccacaccacacccgccctataCAAGATTACAAAGCTTAATGCGTGCGAACACCGGAGACGAAATAAATCGCATAAgtttctgtctgtgttttacTGCTTATGATATTTTCGACCATTAAAACGAATTTGATGACTAACCACTATGTCGTTCATAAAATCCCCAGAAAGAGTACCTTGGCAATTATAATGGAGATTCAATATATAAACGTCAAGAAAAGACGGTCCTTCCATTTGCCCCATAGTTTGTTGGAGGTTCGGATCAACTGTTGTGAGAGCAGGTATGGATTTGTAGGATGAAAACCTGAagtgaaagagaaaacaatgaaaaattcaaatcagaTTAAATTCAGCGTTTGTTCGTTACTTTAACTCGTTCACCTCCGACGGTAGAGATagagttccttttttttctgataatgGTAATGTAATTCATTTCGTGAAGCCATTCAATCGTCAGCCGAAAGTGTTATACTCGATCTCTGTTTGTCAAAAAATTCCTAGATGGGTTTACGAATGGCCGAGTAAAGATTCTAAGATGTATTGAACATCTGGCTTAAAAGATTTTGCAgctgtgttttgttatagtgtgcctgcgaggttttagatggaacttttatttgcctgacgtttcggctttttcgccgtcttcagaggcctaaatagaggatgaatggaacaatgctacgtttatcccgtcaagtgccacaccaccctgggtcaatgtttcgataatcgttcagggtaatgaaaacagaaacccatttacattgaaaatggccttacgtgttgctccaccggatgtggcgcggctggttgcacgcacttgtcactcagtgtaccagcgaatgagtattactgcgtgtagatcaccagctgCGATATAGGTGATTTGAtttacacacagaatatcaggcggttataggtcataGAGATAGCAAGATGTGAGTagatttttctataatttaattgattttttaacgcagcattgctccagtcatcctctatctagtcctctgaagacggcgaaaaagcggaaacgtcaggcaaataaaggttccatctaaaaacctcgcaggcacactatcacaaaacacagacagaatatgccgaggtttcaagacaaaagaacattcgaactactacGTGAAGATTTTGTAGCTTTACAAAAGCGTCAAAGTGAGTCTAGATTCGAGCAACGATAAACAGGGAAGCTCGTCGAATTTTTTGCGAATTGTTTGAGAGTTGGAAGGCTGGTCAGTAGTAATCAATTGCTCCATTCCTTCCGACTAAGCAGCAAAAGTCGCAGGTTTGTTCACCAATTAGTAAGAGagcggaattttctttttttttttttgaaaaagtaatacTCACTGCGACGGCAGAACTTTAAGAGGGTGCATGTTTGTGATACTTCAACGTATTTGCGTGTTTTTAAAAGTATTCGCCATGGTCAGTCAAACACAATTGTCTCGTCCCCTGACAAGGgttataaacaaaaataagaagccGTGTCCGTAagtcagaaagaaagaagagaacgagaaaaaacGGAAGGTATTTTATGCAGAACACTTGTTCTGTCCTCACAGAGTTGCCAGTTCCAACTTGATCGAATTTTTCAGTgcctcggttttttttccggattttcAATGTGGACACATCATTGAATCTAGATAAGTGTTTActctttattgaaaaaaaatgactgctGACGAAAATATCTGAAGAACTTCTCAGAACTGCCATAGATGTTTTCCCTTTCGTTTCAATTGAAAcacattttttgttgctgttgttcaACAAAAGAGTTGCGCATGCAGATTGGAGTCTGTtgttcaatatttttgaatcgAAAGAAGAACACaagttttttcgaatttcctacattttttttttggatggacCAGGTTAGGTTTTTAACACTCCGTGAGCGCTGGAGACATTCTGTAATTATCTCTTTGTCTCCTCCCTCTAATTGTTTTCGATTTATAAACATAGCAAGGTGTGAGTAGATTTTTCTATAGAAAGAAGTTCTTTGCAACGATATACACTTACTCTGTTGGTGTGTAGTGCATCACACTTCCGACGTCGTATGGAAGACGGTATGTGTTAAGTTCTCTTGGACTGATCTGTAATAATCAGGTACGATTTGAATGATGGAACGATTTCCATCTGTTTACTAACTAATAACTGGGTTCAGCAAACATAATGATGCCCTTGAACTGATTCACCTTTGCGAAGTTGAAAAGAAGTGTTGGATCGACGACATTTCTGTTTAGTTGGACTGCAACATCTCGGTCGTACCTTGACTGCTCATGGAAGACTCCCAGAGAATGCGCCAGCTCGTGCGATGTGACCCCAAACTACAATACAGAGTTTCACTTTAAAACGAGCAGTATTTCCTGAAGctagcgtatcacgaaattggcgtGTTACAGAAACCGCAGATAAAACGTACAGTTATAGATTGAGTAGATAGGCATGGTCTCGCTCAAAGCCCCTTATTTATCCTAAAGACGTCGTGGGAACCGTTTTACTTGCTACGAAGTCCTTTAGAACGCGCCGCCGTTGTACATATTCCGATCCACTCACGAACCTATTCAGGTTCTATTTTACTTGAGTATGCTGATGACGAGAACCCGTTAAcgttcgaccgctcgctcataAAAGCGATGCGCTGCAaatgatttcgtaggaaagaacagTGTCTTCCACACCATTTTTACGGGGATTAGgagaagatgagcggagccacgctcgtttccataatctacactccaaactctacgtttttcCTGGGATTTTCTTATCTCGTCAATCTCACGATACGCTGACATTAAATATTTCGCCCACATTGCTTCACTCACATGCTCGCATCCCCTTCCAATGCTGACAACTTGTCGTCCGAGCGCATCGTCCTTTCCAACGGTACTCCAGCATCCTTGGTCGTTACCAATGAACTCCACAAACTGCCTTTCTGTAGTTCTGGGACGGAAGTTAATACATGTCTCCGCTTGCCAAAAAGCGATTGCACGGACAACATTTTCAAGAGCGCGTCcaacttaaaaaagaaactcattgataagttgaaaaagaattattcgagttaaaaaaagtggataCGAATGCAGACAATGTCAGTTTCCAGTAAGAAGAAagattaatttttgttgatgttATCGTTGATTATTCAGTTTGATGTGGTGCACTCTTCCTGAAAAGAATCACAACAACGATGCTTTGTGGCCTCCCTAAAATTTCAAgctttctttcgttttcttgttTGCTGATTCCTCGCAATCAGGATTGGATTTTAGATTCTAGGACTTCCTAACCAGCAACATTGCGCCtgcgatttatttatttatttttttatttttgcgacATTCTGTTGCCATCACGTTTAGATTTCCTAGGAAGGTGAATGAGCATAGCTGTGGAGAAAAACCCACCAATTGAGGGATGAATGGAGTATGGTACTCCATTCGTCCAAATAGTTTTTGGATACATGTAGTCCACGAACGCCTTGCGTTTAACTATTCTTCTCTTGTCTTCGTCATCGACTGAGCTTTCCACTATTTCCATCAAACGATCCGGATGAAGTACCATGTCTGATTCATAGAGAACTGAACTGAAAATCGGTGAGTAATTTTTGCGCTACTTCTGCTTATATAAACACAGGAAAGTCCAATTCCCCTATGGCAATCGCTATATACACACCATTTTGTAGGTGGCATACCGCAAAATTGATGCTGGAATCTCCCCAAGAAAAGATAAGTTGCGGTGTGTATTACTAGTGTCTgcatgatcacgctcaatccctctaatcgtcctgGAAAACGGCCGGGAAACAACCTCACTGATCgctttttcctacgaggcatgTTAGATCGCCATCATTGTATATGtgccggttccctcagcagccgaTCCAaaggttttacttgaataagttGTTGAAGAAACCTTATTGTTTATCTTCCGACAGCTTGCTGACACGGCATCGCGCGCAGGGCGGTGCATTTTAAAttgcttaaaaaaaaggtgcaaGAAATGCACAATCTCTCTCAGCCTCGAAGGCACCGCCGCTTCTGCAGAGCATTTTATTGGCTGATCAACTCCGCCACAGCTTCTTTACCCCACAATTACCAGTATCGAGAAAAAGGGCACAAATTGcatgtagtcgggtcagaataacatgaagcacggcgcatttgcgtacgcggtcGTGTacgtggaggcagcagttgggaccgaggtgggactatcgcaaactgcagcgatggttgGTGCCGGCAAGGGTACCAgcacgctcctaaccgctacggtccaccgcaccgcctcgagagaagctgcgtacgcaactgcgtacgtgtttcatgtcgttttgacgctacTACAGTCTGGCATACAAAGGCTTACATGTGTTAAAGTTACTCGCTCTAAGACCACTTGGCTAAATTCGTGGAGGCCATTTGTTTTTAATCCAGAAGACTCGTTCACATACGACCTCATGGTTATCGAGGATCCGAAAAATGGCTTTCAAGTTGAAATAAAGATTTGTAATACCGATGTAAACCGTCTAGATGGCGTCacctagcaaaaaaaagtctagtCTTCAAAGCCAGACCATTCTTCGAAACTGGAACGCCAGtcacttttccttctttttttcatttcgctCATCATGATTTTGGAGTGTAAAGGATATTTGAGAACTGGGCCAGTGTCGAGATACCGGTCCGATAATATGAAAATCAAACCAAATTAGGCGAAGGAGCGCTGCGGTGGAGGATAGCGTTtacgatcgaggtgggacccttgctaacaacactcatcgctgcagtctgcgatggtcccatctatataatattatatatatatatatatatatatatatataacaaaatgaaatcagaCTAAGTTAGATTTTATAAGCTAACTTAAGTTCCATTCACAGACATACCAAGATTTTCATCtagagattttaaaaatgcCTCAAAATGTGTTTCTGTCGTTTACATGGAGCGTTTCCACCGCATGTCTGGAAATCTTTCAGCAGAAGCTTGATTTTAATAATGTCCAACATTTGTTCGATTAAAATCTAAACTTTTACTTTGCCATTTGGTACCTTCCCTGCGATTGAAGTTTTACTCACAGTCGCTCGCCTTGGCTCATAAGGAAAATTTCCACGCTTTTGACTTATGTCAGGCAAGTCGTGTCGCGAAAAGAAGCAGAATAGTAAAATGTGCTCAGCTTCGATCAATCGATCTCTTTCGGATGCGCAATGACGTTCGATCTCAATTTAGGATTGCGTGGTCCATGAATGCGTAGgtgcctatacaatgatttgtggGAACATCActgtattaaaggcatcgtcccacgaatctgaggtggtgtagatttcaggtggagtattcgtatacgggatgggagactacggagagagaggtgattccgtccatttcttcctaattgccgtaaaaaacggcccggaagatgcggcgccgcacaagactggcgcgctccaatcgaacctcttgtacaaaatggtgcgccaaaacgaatgaagccgtatcttccgggccgttttttacggcaattaggaagaaatggacggaatcacccccctctccgtagtctcccatcctgtatacgaatactccacctgaaatctgcaccatctcagattcgtggggtgatgcctttaagtcagtgCTTCATACCTACCCAAAGAGAACAGTAGTAACTTTAtcgaaaagaagggaaaaaggCTCACTTGGCTAGGGGCGGTATCGAAGCATCGACCGCCCCTACCAATTCATTTCCTCCTACCACTGACTTACACTTGCTAAGCAGAAGATAATGCAATTCCTATCCCGATTCGGTTGTATTATAACAGCACCGTCAGGATAGTTTCCAAGAAATTAACGGATTCTACAGTGAGAAAGCAGCGAAGGGAATCGGTAGAATTGCTTACTTGTACTTTTCGTTGAGCTTTTTTATGGAGAAGGTTGGTGCGTCATACTGGATGATCTTCGATTCATCCTGAACAAGTTGTAATTTTCACGTCTTAAACTGGTATGGAATTATTGTATAATGGAAACGAAGTAGTAATAGGGTAGGAACTCACAAATGCAATCGTTTTGCCTTCATATTCGCTGGCAACAGATGCAGAAAGGGTGTCAAAAAGCCGTTGGTATGCAAATGGTTGAATAAGATCATTCAACTGAAACATATCTGCTTTACAATTCACCACTAAACTTGcaaaatcttccagaaaaatctaaattcaGTTTGATTCgcaattttaaaaagatatGAATGATTTAATGATTTtacttcagcaaaaaaaaacagaagaaaaaagcaaaaaaaaaaccgatgagAAGTGTACGAACCTGTACAAAAAAACCTATAGATGTTCGAGGGAAAAGCACATGTTAAATTGACTCTTATGAATCCAGAGGAACGCCTTTAATATACCTACCGTACGATTTTCCATTTAAATTACGGAGACTACTTGCCTAAGTTTACCCTACGACATAGCAAGGTTTTGagataaaaatagtaataagaGGGAGAAAAATAGACTATAACGTCATATTACCGTGAATGAACCTTGTTCCGAAATCACAGATGAGACCAGGAAGAGTAGAGGCACCCACGCAGGCAGCATGGATTAAGCCAGCCATTTTTCATCGGGCAGCCCTATATAGGAACAAGTTTTTCGTTGTTCCGCGTCACATTCAGGCGGATCAGCGGCAAGGATCATGTGAGTGAAGAAGAACTCTAACGCCTTCGTCTAACAAATGTGCACGTGAAAGAAAACTGCCATCATTATCAAATTTGTCAcgtgttttgaaaatttcgttaTCTTTTAAATCCCAAATATTCCTTTTTGATATTCACTTGACACGCGCCTCACATTTCGTGGAATGGTGAAAACGAGTACCGGTGAAACCGAAGAAGAATTCCTTTCAAAAGTTCCATTAGTAGGCCTCACAGCAGTCatcaatataaaaaaattttgttttttctactgctcctcttctttttacttcttcgtTGCTCACTATTGGATAATATCCATGATggatttaaaggtatcaccccacgaatctgaggtggtacggatttcaggtggagtattcgtatacggcgtagaagattatgggaagaagagtgattccgtccatttcttcctaattgtcgtaaaaaaacggcctggaagatacggcctcgggcgttctggcgcactattttctacaaggagttcgactggagcgcgtcagcattgtgcacgcgccacatcttccgggccgttttttacggcaattaggaagaaatggatggaatcacattcctctccgtagtctcccatcccgtatacgaatgctccacctgaaatctgcaccacctcagattcgtggggtgatgcctttaagccgtGGTGGGTCTCCGCAGCCCAATTGAAGCTAGCGCAGACCTTGCCATTGGGAACagtagaaatggacggaatcaactgAAATCAAAGAGGTTGTGAGAGAAGAGCCgctactttttttccgaaatgggcaactaaaaaaaggaaacctgagcaagacgatgttcataaACAACGGATAGGTTTTCGATGCTCGTTCAACTGAGCGAATAAATCCTGGTGCTCCGGGTAGCTGTATCTAATTCGGGAAACGAACATGATGAACAACCTGACCTTCGAGAGGAGCAGGAGGAAGCGAGCGAATTGAAGGGAATACAAAGACATCGAGGATTTAGTGAAGAAGAACAGGAAGAGTTGGTGAGGT
The Necator americanus strain Aroian chromosome I, whole genome shotgun sequence genome window above contains:
- a CDS encoding hypothetical protein (NECATOR_CHRI.G2970.T2), which encodes MFQLNDLIQPFAYQRLFDTLSASVASEYEGKTIAFDESKIIQYDAPTFSIKKLNEKYNSVLYESDMVLHPDRLMEIVESSVDDEDKRRIVKRKAFVDYMYPKTIWTNGVPYSIHPSIVGRALENVVRAIAFWQAETCINFRPRTTERQFVEFIGNDQGCWSTVGKDDALGRQVVSIGRGCEHFGVTSHELAHSLGVFHEQSRYDRDVAVQLNRNVVDPTLLFNFAKISPRELNTYRLPYDVGSVMHYTPTEFSSYKSIPALTTVDPNLQQTMGQMEGPSFLDVYILNLHYNCQARCPRQLPCRNGGFTDSRNCNRCKCPTGFGGVFCDTVPPSFSKGCGGELIAYEAVRRFDITIKQIGQKRTKQCFYHLKAPKGKRLLVNIVRVQARCVEGCWEDGVEFKMTSDPRPVGYRFCCQLQYQKRILSRTNVVAFIVTSRNVGIILTFEYTFVDANSHHDFHEEEPETTPVPVEVMETTEMQMDGVNTTVAEVTETTPNDFRPLPNQLFTSSDDLHIDELSPKPFIS
- a CDS encoding hypothetical protein (NECATOR_CHRI.G2970.T1), which gives rise to MENRTLNDLIQPFAYQRLFDTLSASVASEYEGKTIAFDESKIIQYDAPTFSIKKLNEKYNSVLYESDMVLHPDRLMEIVESSVDDEDKRRIVKRKAFVDYMYPKTIWTNGVPYSIHPSIVGRALENVVRAIAFWQAETCINFRPRTTERQFVEFIGNDQGCWSTVGKDDALGRQVVSIGRGCEHFGVTSHELAHSLGVFHEQSRYDRDVAVQLNRNVVDPTLLFNFAKISPRELNTYRLPYDVGSVMHYTPTEFSSYKSIPALTTVDPNLQQTMGQMEGPSFLDVYILNLHYNCQARCPRQLPCRNGGFTDSRNCNRCKCPTGFGGVFCDTVPPSFSKGCGGELIAYEAVRRFDITIKQIGQKRTKQCFYHLKAPKGKRLLVNIVRVQARCVEGCWEDGVEFKMTSDPRPVGYRFCCQLQYQKRILSRTNVVAFIVTSRNVGIILTFEYTFVDANSHHDFHEEEPETTPVPVEVMETTEMQMDGVNTTVAEVTETTPNDFSL